One stretch of Spirochaetota bacterium DNA includes these proteins:
- a CDS encoding cupin domain-containing protein gives MKDNPASEYTKEGLALDGLVAYQDGSVVSRTVINNPSGTVTLFAFDSGQSLSEHTAPFDALVHILDGKAEITISGKPHLLTKGEMIIMPANQPHGLKALDKFKMMLVMIKG, from the coding sequence ATGAAAGATAATCCGGCAAGTGAATACACAAAAGAAGGCCTGGCCCTTGACGGTCTTGTAGCATACCAGGACGGTTCCGTGGTGAGCCGCACCGTGATAAACAATCCCTCCGGCACAGTCACCCTCTTCGCCTTTGACAGTGGCCAGAGCCTTTCGGAGCACACGGCCCCCTTCGACGCCCTCGTCCATATCCTTGACGGGAAGGCGGAAATAACCATATCCGGGAAGCCCCATCTGCTGACGAAGGGGGAGATGATCATCATGCCCGCGAACCAGCCCCATGGCCTGAAGGCCCTTGATAAGTTCAAGATGATGCTGGTTATGATAAAGGGGTAG